From one Lycium ferocissimum isolate CSIRO_LF1 chromosome 5, AGI_CSIRO_Lferr_CH_V1, whole genome shotgun sequence genomic stretch:
- the LOC132056302 gene encoding uncharacterized protein LOC132056302, with protein MEVLGKSMVAVPTNVIYLSTILGQDGPNPVHKCDWKCQNEHVCGNMYRCRLTGLTHICDKNCNQRILYDNHNSLCRVSKQIFPLTQVEVQAVKGVRRKFDADSSPSDSCAFKRRRDAHFHPSPFERSFTAVSPICSQVGDGMDMS; from the coding sequence ATGGAGGTACTTGGAAAATCTATGGTAGCAGTGCCTACAAATGTTATATATCTGTCAACTATTCTTGGCCAAGATGGCCCAAACCCTGTTCACAAGTGTGATTGGAAATGTCAAAATGAACATGTGTGTGGGAACATGTACCGCTGCCGTCTAACTGGGCTGACACACATTTGCGACAAAAACTGTAACCAGCGAATATTGTATGATAACCATAACTCTCTTTGCAGAGTTAGCAAACAGATTTTCCCTTTAACTCAAGTGGAAGTGCAGGCTGTGAAAGGTGTGCGAAGGAAGTTTGATGCTGATAGTTCCCCTTCTGATAGCTGCGCCTTTAAGCGCAGAAGGGATGCACATTTCCACCCATCACCATTTGAGAGATCTTTCACTGCTGTTAGTCCCATATGCAGTCAAGTTGGAGATGGCATGGACATGAGCTAG